In one Bacteroidales bacterium genomic region, the following are encoded:
- a CDS encoding SIR2 family protein has protein sequence MKTIELIKKAYKSDKLIPFIGSGFSASVAPTWDDFIEKLFDELNLDEEEKTRLINKLSSDHLEATEYYIQKTENGKKDFLKYINRKLKFKIIKKNGVHYINGTKLEKHKLLFDKFSNRVIYTTNWDNLIEGTGNYIVYKKKSDIHIKGFSHKFDTGRLIKYHGSVSDNSEGKSITASKTDYWDRILYTENPFNILFRYHLLSNSFLFIGYSFRDTNVALEVYRISQYLKTIKKGDTKIFWAVTEYRDDPRIYVLNKHAEIIIYHLLSEKNEKKLKQLEEKIKKTCSKCLINIPIKHNSDNNKVCNICTDEKVKKQKEHLKYLKNKYREYGTLELLKSLGK, from the coding sequence ATGAAAACTATTGAACTAATCAAAAAAGCATATAAATCTGATAAACTTATTCCATTTATTGGTTCGGGTTTTTCGGCTTCAGTAGCACCAACTTGGGATGATTTTATTGAAAAACTATTTGATGAATTAAATTTAGATGAAGAAGAAAAAACACGTTTAATAAATAAATTATCTTCAGATCATCTTGAAGCAACTGAATATTATATTCAAAAAACTGAAAATGGGAAAAAAGATTTTTTAAAGTACATAAACAGGAAATTAAAATTTAAAATAATAAAGAAAAATGGGGTTCATTATATAAATGGAACTAAATTAGAAAAACATAAACTATTATTTGACAAATTTAGTAATAGAGTTATATATACGACTAATTGGGACAATTTAATTGAAGGTACAGGTAACTACATAGTTTATAAGAAAAAAAGTGATATTCATATAAAAGGTTTTAGTCACAAATTTGATACGGGAAGACTAATTAAATACCACGGATCTGTCAGTGATAATTCAGAAGGTAAGAGTATAACTGCAAGTAAAACGGATTATTGGGATAGAATTTTATATACTGAAAATCCTTTCAATATCCTTTTTAGGTATCATTTACTGAGTAATAGTTTTTTATTTATTGGATATAGTTTTAGAGATACTAATGTTGCTTTAGAAGTTTATCGTATTTCTCAATATTTAAAAACTATAAAAAAAGGAGATACTAAAATATTTTGGGCAGTTACCGAATACAGAGATGATCCTCGAATTTATGTTCTAAATAAACATGCAGAAATTATAATTTATCATTTACTTTCAGAAAAAAATGAAAAAAAACTAAAACAATTAGAAGAAAAAATTAAAAAGACTTGTTCAAAATGTTTAATCAATATACCAATAAAACATAATAGTGATAATAATAAAGTATGTAATATCTGTACCGATGAAAAAGTGAAAAAACAAAAAGAACATTTAAAATATCTTAAAAATAAATATAGAGAATACGGAACTCTTGAACTTTTAAAATCATTAGGAAAATAA
- a CDS encoding ABC transporter permease subunit, with protein MRKLRHIVIFTFLFAVIIAIYYFFILSASQGNISLSSPELRHWFGTDINGTDVFMKSVEAFGFEILTLLIVLIIIWFAGILFGSVTYVINWKTLQDFFLNFIHYMATLPILLIALFLMIIFGAGFINSVLILSISIIPTQALFVYNQLQSAKNEEFLIAKRSYGMSNTAILRFHLLPFIVKKYNNYTFARIPEIIMMNLALNFLGLGIQEPYSSLGRMLFDGLSFMFSAWWLWVIPTLLVILIFSFVFQIKRIIYFKYENY; from the coding sequence ATGAGAAAATTAAGGCACATAGTAATATTCACATTTTTATTTGCTGTAATTATCGCAATATATTACTTCTTTATATTGTCTGCTTCTCAAGGAAATATATCTTTATCATCACCGGAGTTAAGACATTGGTTTGGTACAGATATTAACGGAACAGATGTGTTTATGAAATCTGTTGAAGCATTTGGTTTTGAAATACTCACACTGTTGATAGTATTAATTATTATTTGGTTTGCAGGAATATTATTTGGTAGCGTTACCTATGTCATAAATTGGAAAACTTTACAAGATTTTTTTCTGAATTTTATTCATTACATGGCTACTTTACCTATATTATTAATTGCATTGTTTTTAATGATAATTTTTGGAGCAGGATTTATTAATTCTGTTTTAATTCTTTCTATTTCAATAATACCGACACAAGCATTATTTGTTTACAATCAATTACAATCTGCCAAAAATGAAGAGTTTTTAATTGCAAAAAGAAGTTATGGCATGTCAAATACTGCAATTTTACGATTTCATTTATTGCCATTTATTGTAAAAAAATATAATAATTATACCTTTGCAAGAATACCTGAAATTATTATGATGAACCTTGCATTGAATTTTCTTGGATTAGGTATTCAGGAACCATACTCAAGTTTGGGAAGAATGCTTTTTGATGGTTTGTCATTCATGTTTTCAGCTTGGTGGTTGTGGGTAATTCCAACACTTCTAGTTATTCTTATTTTTAGTTTTGTTTTTCAGATAAAAAGAATTATTTATTTCAAATATGAAAACTATTGA